The region AAAAAAATATTTGTCTTACTTGCTTTAAGTATAAGTTATTATGCCATTGGACAAACTGATGAAGAAGTATTAAAAGAAATATATAAGTCGGCTTTAGTCGAAGGTGAAAGTTATAATTGGTTAGAAACTTTGTCGCAAGATATAGGCGGTCGCTTATCGGGATCTTTAAATGCAGAACGCGCGGTGGACTGGGGTAAGGAAGAGTTAGACCAATTGGGTTTAGATAAAGTCTGGTTACAACCCGTAATGGTACCAAAATGGGTACGTGGCGCTAAAGAATTTGCATATATAAAAACAGGAAATGGAGAAACTACTAATGTTAATATTTGTGCGTTAGGAGGATCGGTGTCTACTAACCCTTTAGGATTAACTGCTTCTGTAGTTGAAGTTAAAAACTTTGAAGAATTGGCAGCATTAGGTGAAGCAGGTGTTAAAGGAAAAATAGTGTTTTATAACAGACCAATGCAAGCCGATTTAATTAGTACGTTCGAGGCTTATGGCGGTTGCGTAGATCAACGTTATATGGGGGCTGTGCAAGCTGCAAAATATGGTGCCGCAGGAGTTATTGTTAGATCCATGAATTTAAGAGTAGACGATTTTCCGCATGCAGGAAGTATGACTTATGGCGATTTACCTGCAGAGAAACGTATCCCATCTGCAGCTATAAGCACTAGAGATGCTAACTTATTAAGTAGCATGTTAAAATTAGATAGTTCACTTCAATTTTATTTTAAACAAAACTGTAAACAACTAGCAGATGTAAAATCTTATAATGTGATTGGAGAGATCACAGGATCTCAATATCCAGATGAATATATTATCGTTGGGGGACATTTAGATTCTTGGGATTTAGGAGATGGGTCTCACGATGACGGGGCAGGAATTGTACAGTCTATGGAAGTGTTACGCTTATTTAAAACTTTAAATATTAAACCTAAACACAGTCTTCGTGTGGTTATGTTTATGAATGAAGAAAATGGTTTAAGAGGAGCTACAGAATATGCAAAAGTAGCAAATCAAAAAGGCGAAAAACATGTAGTGTCCCTTGAAAGTGATGCTGGTGGGTTTACACCAAGAGGTTTTAGTTTTGATTGTACCGATGATACATTTAAGAAGGTTTTAAATTGGAAACCGTTATTTAAGCCGTATTTAATCCATTATTTCGAACAAGGCGGAGCCGGAGCAGATGTAGGTCCGTTAAAAACAGATAATAATGTAACGGTAGGATTACGACCAGATTCTCAACGTTATTTTGACCATCATCACGCAGCTAACGATACCTTTGATGCAGTTAATAAAAGGGAATTAGAATTAGGTGCGGCAACCATGGCATCATTAGTGTATTTGTTTGATAACCATGGTATTTAATAAAACACTTTAGGTTAATGAAAATTATTTTATATTTATTTGTAATCACTTTTAACATGTCTATAATGGCTCAAAATACAAGTACATTGCCATACTATGAAATTCCTGAATACCCAGAAACCTATACACCCGGAACTGTAATTTCTCGTATGATTGATGGTTTAGGGTTTCGGTTTTATTGGGCAACCGAAACGTTAACTCCAAACGATTTAGATTTTAAATTAAAACCTGATGGTCGTCCTATTAGAGATATAATGTTGCATTTGTATAGTATGTCTTGTATTATAAGGGACGCTGCTTTAAAAGTTCCACATATAAGAGAAACATTAAAAAAGCCATTATCATATACAGAGTTAAGAACGCTTACCTTAAATAATTATAAAGCAGCTTCAGATATATTTAAAACGGCTGAAAATTTAGAAGGATTTAATATCATTTTTAAAGGTGAACCTGAAGATCGAGTAGTGCCTTTTTGGAATGCTATTAACGGACCTATAGAAGATTCTGTTTGGCATTGCGGGCAAATAGCCACTTCTAGACGTGCATCTGGAAATCCCATAAATCCAAAAATTAATCACTTTACCGGAACTGTTAAACCCTAGAAAAGTGAAGATATAATAAAAAAGCGTGCTTAATTTTTTAAGCGCGCTTTTTTTATACTCAAGCGGTGTGGATTTTAGTAAATACATTCAGTGCTAGTTTTTGGTTATTATTTTAAACTATAAAAAGATTAAAAGTTGGTATAGTTACGGCCTCTTTTTTCTGTTTTTTACATGTTTTATTCTCGTTCAAATTATGTATACTATTCTTATTTAAAATGAAATACTATAATAAAACATTAAATAAACATTATAAAATTCATTAATTTTACAACTCATTTAATAACAAATATGGATTCTGTAAAAGAAAGTATAAAAGAGTTGGGATATATTCCAATGTTGGAAACCTCACAGGAGATTGATTATGTCGCAGAGATTAAGAGACTTAAAGAAGAGAAGAATGCTGTTATTTTGGCACATTATTATCAAGAACCAGCTATTCAAGATTTAGCAGATTATGTAGGAGATAGTTTAGGGTTGTCTTATAAAGCAGCAGAAACCGATGCCGATTTAATAGTGTTTGCTGGGGTACATTTTATGGCCGAAACTGCTAAGATTTTAAATCCGACTAAAAAAGTAATTTTACCAGATTTAAATGCAGGTTGCTCTTTAGCAGATTCTTGTTCTGCAGAAGATTTAGCAACGTTTAAGAAAAAGTATCCTGGGCATATTGTTATTACATATGTAAACACTTCTGCAGAAGTAAAAGCAATTAGCGATATATGTTGTACATCTTCCAATGCAAAAAAAATTGTAGATTCAGTACCATTAGATCAACCTATAATTTTTGCTCCAGATAAAAACTTAGGTGCTTGGGTACAAAAAGAAACAGGCAGAGATATGGTTTTATGGGATGGAGCTTGTATTGTACATGAAGCTTTTTCAATGGATAAATTATTGGCTGTACATAAAGAAAATCCAAAAGCAAGAATTATTGCACACCCAGAATCGGAGGCTCATTTATTAAAAATAGCTGAATATGTGGGCTCTACAGCAGGCCTTATTAATTATGTAAAAACGAATCCAGCAAACGAGTTTATTGTAGCTACCGAAGCAGGTATTTTACATGAAATGCAAAAAGAAGTACCTAATAAAACATTAATTCCAGCACCAGCAAAAGAAAATAATACTTGTGCTTGTAGTGAATGTGCTTATATGAAAATGAATACACTTCAAAAATTATACACGTGTATGAAATATGAGTTGCCAGAAGTTCACGTAGATAAGGCGATTCAAGAAAAAGCATTACTACCTATTCAACGTATGTTAGAAATCTCTTAAAATCAAGAATGAGTCAATTTAATACAGATTACCTTATCTTAGGTTCAGGAGTTGCTGGCCTAACAACAGCCATACGTCTGGCTAAAGCTTTACCAAATAAAGAAATTTTAGTAGTAACTAAAGCTAATAAAAGTGAATCCAATACAAAATATGCGCAAGGAGGTATTGCTGTAGTTTGGGATAAATTAGATTCCTTTGAAGATCATATAAAAGATACCATGATTGCAGGAGAGTATTATAACGATCCTGAAGTTGTAAAAATGGTGGTAGAAGAAGCTCCAGATTGTATGAGGCAACTCATGTCTTGGGGCGCAGATTTTGATTTTAATAATATAGGAGAGTTTGATCTTGGTAAAGAAGGAGGTCATTCTGCGCATCGTATTATTCACCATAAAGATATTACAGGTTTTGAAATTGAGCGTACACTCTTAGAACAAGTCGCTAGGTTAGAAAATATTAAAGTATTACCCTATCATTTTGGTATTGATTTAATTACAGATCACCAATTAAAAGATGCTGATACAAAACATACAAATATAAGATGTTACGGTGCTTATATCATGAATCAAAAAACAAATGCTATAGAACCTTATATAGCATCTAAAACCATTTTATGTGCTGGTGGAATTGGGCAAGTTTACGCTTCAACAACCAATCCGCTAATTGCAACAGGAGATGGTATTGCAATGGCATATAGAGCTTTAGCAAAGATTAAAGATATGGAATTTGTACAATTTCATCCTACAGCATTATTTGAACCTGAGCAAAGTCCGTCGTTTTTAATTTCTGAAGCCGTGCGCGGATTTGGAGCTTATCTAAAAAACAAAAAAGGAGAGCGCTTTATGCTTGATATTGATGAGCGTGGCGAGTTAGCCCCTAGAGATATTGTAGCTAGAGCAATAGATAATGAAATACATACTAC is a window of Formosa sediminum DNA encoding:
- a CDS encoding M28 family peptidase, producing MKKIFVLLALSISYYAIGQTDEEVLKEIYKSALVEGESYNWLETLSQDIGGRLSGSLNAERAVDWGKEELDQLGLDKVWLQPVMVPKWVRGAKEFAYIKTGNGETTNVNICALGGSVSTNPLGLTASVVEVKNFEELAALGEAGVKGKIVFYNRPMQADLISTFEAYGGCVDQRYMGAVQAAKYGAAGVIVRSMNLRVDDFPHAGSMTYGDLPAEKRIPSAAISTRDANLLSSMLKLDSSLQFYFKQNCKQLADVKSYNVIGEITGSQYPDEYIIVGGHLDSWDLGDGSHDDGAGIVQSMEVLRLFKTLNIKPKHSLRVVMFMNEENGLRGATEYAKVANQKGEKHVVSLESDAGGFTPRGFSFDCTDDTFKKVLNWKPLFKPYLIHYFEQGGAGADVGPLKTDNNVTVGLRPDSQRYFDHHHAANDTFDAVNKRELELGAATMASLVYLFDNHGI
- the nadA gene encoding quinolinate synthase NadA, encoding MTNMDSVKESIKELGYIPMLETSQEIDYVAEIKRLKEEKNAVILAHYYQEPAIQDLADYVGDSLGLSYKAAETDADLIVFAGVHFMAETAKILNPTKKVILPDLNAGCSLADSCSAEDLATFKKKYPGHIVITYVNTSAEVKAISDICCTSSNAKKIVDSVPLDQPIIFAPDKNLGAWVQKETGRDMVLWDGACIVHEAFSMDKLLAVHKENPKARIIAHPESEAHLLKIAEYVGSTAGLINYVKTNPANEFIVATEAGILHEMQKEVPNKTLIPAPAKENNTCACSECAYMKMNTLQKLYTCMKYELPEVHVDKAIQEKALLPIQRMLEIS
- the nadB gene encoding L-aspartate oxidase; its protein translation is MSQFNTDYLILGSGVAGLTTAIRLAKALPNKEILVVTKANKSESNTKYAQGGIAVVWDKLDSFEDHIKDTMIAGEYYNDPEVVKMVVEEAPDCMRQLMSWGADFDFNNIGEFDLGKEGGHSAHRIIHHKDITGFEIERTLLEQVARLENIKVLPYHFGIDLITDHQLKDADTKHTNIRCYGAYIMNQKTNAIEPYIASKTILCAGGIGQVYASTTNPLIATGDGIAMAYRALAKIKDMEFVQFHPTALFEPEQSPSFLISEAVRGFGAYLKNKKGERFMLDIDERGELAPRDIVARAIDNEIHTTGERHVFLDCTHLDYDAFIKHFPNINDKCLAIGIDIRKQMIPVVPACHYACGGIEVNTNGETTIEDLYAAGECTSTGLHGANRLASNSLLEALVYANHIADHVIAHVDEVKPVNVNAPDWNDDGTSTPKELILITHYRNTIQHIMSDLVAIVRTNSKLKEAAKHLRYVEDSTRDLYVGSKLSVQICELRNLNTIANLIVEQSARRKTNMGGFYNSDLVQAE